The stretch of DNA aaacttttgactggtagtgtatgtatgcTGGAATACATGTGGGGGTAGTATATAATGTATCACTAGACATGTCTCACATGTCAGTCTGGTCTTGTCAAAATTACACACTGATTGACACCGATGACAACACGTTATTATCACGTGACAATGCATTGTGCCTTGTTACCAATGTCACCGTTGCAGATGCTCAATAATGTTCTCAATAATGTTCTCTGTTTTCATAATGATGCCATATGTGAACATACTGACTGACAAAAGCCCTAGGATTCTAATTCTATAGTCCCAGTACTCTAATGTTAGGGTATTGCTTTCATGATCGTAGTCGTCGAGGGCAGCTTTCTTGGCTGGCTTTTGTCCTGAGTCTGACCTCTCAAGCAGTGACTCATCTAGATGTAGGAAAGAATGTGAGTGGACCTATTAGCAACTTTAAAGTGGTTTGATATTATGTTACAGCTAGCAGTGATTTAGCCTACAGCAAGTCAACACATTCCCACAAGGCCTAGTACAGGATATGATGTTCATAAATCGAAAGCAACACAAGGTTCAGTTCTTTTCACTTTAAACAATAATCAGTCCTAGGACCCATCATTTGATCCTATCATAATAAGTAATGCACTGAACCCAGTGGGATATTTGCTGGTCAAATTTAAATGACATACATGGGTGGATTTCACATTCACATGCCCCTACCTTGACCCCGTCCACCTCCTTGCCTCCCATCTTGAGGTCGTCTTTGATGTGACCTTTACAGTGTTCACAGGTACAGTCAAAGAAGTAATGCATTTtcagctgtctctgtctgtcctcagtCACGTTCAGGAAATCCACGTAGGACACTGTCACCTCCTCACCCGGCTCGATCTTGCCCAGGGCACGCAGCTCAATcctggggtgaggagaggggcagTGAGTGGGTTATGTGGGGTGCGCCGGAGGCAAAGGacagggtgcatctcaatagtctaaaatgGAATTCTGAGATTAACCTGTAGCTACAGTTGTAGATCACGGACATGTGACAATGCACAGATCACCTGAGGGGTCTTAGGCAACATTTGGTTACATTTTTATACAGATCTTTTCATCAATATTTCCAAATACCAGCATAGAATTTGCTACTATCTACTATCACTCACATGGCACTCTGTTCAAGACAGACAAGGAGACagggggagatagacagagagaaagggagacagagggagacagagcgaaggagagacagagagaaagggagacagagggagacagagggtgaCAGAGGCAGATAGAGggtgacagagggagacagagggtgacagaggcagacagagatagacagacagcggGAGACAGCGGGAGACGGAGGGAAACCCAAACACAATGTTCAGAGACGAGCCAACAGCACAAATGGTGAAGGAAGACATGATGACAGGTGGACATTCCTTATGTTTGCTGAGCTGGCAAACAGGTGGTGCTAGTGACTTGCAGGACTGGAGTGGTGGAAAGGGGGAGGGCAGAGCCATATATATCTAAAGATATGGATCTGGGAGAGGTAGGTGGAGTTGTAACAGAATTAGTAAGTTAGCAAGTGTAGCAAATGAGGATTTGTGAATCTCACTCCTCATTTACAATGGTGCCCTGACCCCAATCTGCAATTGCTCTAAGATCAATGCTGGGGTCGCTGCGGAGTGAGTTTAGGAGGTGAATGTAGCAGTTGGGGATCTGTGAAAATCCTCCACCTGAAGTGTCTCCACTTGTGCTGCGTCACGACTGGGTAAGACACTTCAGGAAGGTGGTCATGTGTTTTTgcgaggcagaggtcctgggttcgagCCTCAGTATGGGTCGAATCAGGAGGAAGCAGTGTGATGTCCTTTACACAAGCAACCATTTTTGATATGGTGAAGCAACTCAATTTTAAACTTGAAGTCAGGTCTATGAAGAACCCTGTTTCAAGTTTATCTCTGATAGTGATGCATCATAGGAGGGATGGTGATTCATGATGGTGAGATTTTAATTGATGATATTTAGGAAGTTGTTGGGGTTATACTATTGTACCAGAAAGACCCACCTCATCTGAGAGTGATACACAGTATTCACAGCCGACTGACTGAAAGACAAAGCAAGAAGCAGtttacaccaaacacacacacacacacgcacgcacgcgcgcacgcacacacacacacacacacacacacacacacctgtctcttatacacatctgatgtgtataagagacagcacacacacacacacacacgctcatggTGTCCCTATTGTTATTGAATTACAGTACATACTTGCCATGGTTGAGGATGACAGTGCAGTTAGGCCAGCAGTCATGGTTGACCAGACACAGGTTAGGGAACAGACCCACTCCCACGGCATTTAGACCTCTCTGGTCACTCACTGTGAAGCCATTACAGTTGATctacagagggatggagaggaacaGATGGACAGATGAAAAAAGGAAAGTGATAGAATAAGAAGAAACAGGAAGAGAAACAGGTAGAAATggagagaagatagagaagagggaagaaCCTACCACTCCAAAGATGTGCGAGATGTCGTCTACACGGTGTTGCTTGCTGTTGCGTGGCCAGTAGTCCAAGAAGTTGTGGATGTCCACCTTCAGCTCCTTCAGATCATCCTCAGGCATGTCACTGATGTGGTTCTCCAGATCGTCCAATGAGGTCATCTGCATGTCTGACATGACACTGCCCTCTTTATCGAGGCGCCACATGATGCGGGCGGCCAAACTGACAGGGACACGGAGCATGAGTTGTTAGGTCAAACCTTAATGCTCATCCATAACATGATAATGACTCAATTGACAGTAAACTATTCAACATTGCACACTTTCTATCTCCCTGCATCCCCCATCTCTCGCTCCCCATGCACCCCCCTAAGTCtttggctcctctctctctctctctctgcttatctCCCAGAcgccctcctcatccctctattccccctcacctcacctcacccacaagtgccaccaacacacacaatccctccTCACCGGATGTTCTCATTGGGTGCCTTGCCGAAGTTGTCCCCGATGGCCCCGAAAGCCTTGATGGCTCCACACTCCAGCTTGTGTTCCTTCCAGCCAGCGCTCTGGCATGTCTTGTCACAGTACTGGGCGAACTTACACTGGCCACAGCGCTGCAGCTTGTCCTGTCTGCGGAAACAGCTGTGGCAGATCTTGTCTgcaagactggagagagagagagaggagagagaggagagagaggagagagagggagcgagagagagggagcgagagagagagaaaagagagagagagaaaagagagagagagaaaagagagagagagagagacagacaatagAAAGTGAGGGGAGTATGAAGGATGTGAATGGAAGAGAGGGATATATAGAGTTATAGAGttcctataggcctactgcaggcTACATGAGGTTtaaccaactcagtggccttgtggttctatacagggggtgtacttgtacaacAGAGAAGGCTGTTGAGAGGAGCTATATTAGGAAacgctcattgtaatggttggaatggaataaatggaacgatatcaaacacatcaaacatatggaaaccacgtttgacgactccgttccattaattccatttcagccaatacaatgagcccgtcctcctattgcTCCTCCCACTAGCCTCTTCTGTTGTACACACTACAGAAATAGGAGATTTGGGCCTTCTGGCTCCAGCAAAGTGTACTTGTccaatgcttacttacttacatGAGATTGAGGCTAGTTCCATGATCCACAGCAGGGGAAGAAGGATGGGAAAGTACATCACCACATGACTTCATGTGATGACTTTGACCCCATGTCTCTGTCCCCTGCTGAGGTCATAGCACTCTGATCTTGTTGTTCACAAACTGATTTGTACCTATAATATCTTGTGAAGTTTGTTGTGTCTCTCCAGATAAAAACAAAATGCTCCAccacaataataatatattttgctTCTTGAGACCTAACCTGTCCAGGCCTGTCCCACTGCCCTGAGAACATGTGGTGTGACAACAGGCCAATTCATATGGCTGTCATCTAACTGTCATGTCCAATCATGTGCAGATGACAGAGAGAACTACAGCATAGTACAGTATagaacaatacagtacagtaatatggtaAAGTGCTGTATCTTCAACTAAACGATGGAAGGCTTTAGCCTATGTGTCAGCATGCATGGGACCTGTGTGTGACCTGTCCTCATCACCATTTTACACTATGTAAATGTTTTGAACTAATTATATGTGGCTGTGAATAACACATGTTAATGGTTgctgcccaattctgatcttttgcccaataaTTGGCAAAAGATTTGATCAGATTGGCCAAAATATCAATAAGTGGCAAAgtttcagaattgggctgcctgtgtaaacgcagccattaaGACATATAACACGGGATCGGTATATTGGGCTCATGTGTGGTCGCCCATGCATTAGGAGTTAGTCATGTCTCATGTGCCAAGCCAAACCCCATCCATACTGCAGCATCTTCTTACCTGTCAAACACAACTGCAGCAAAAGGGGGTTCTGAGAAAAGAACGTCTCCGGAAAGCAGCTCCTTAGTGGCTCTAAGGCCCCTCCCCTTTCCGGGTGAGTCAAACACCTCAATGTTGTCCATGTCAGGTGTGGTGGTCCGGtccgagagacagagaaacagtccGTTAGgttcaggagacagagagagagagactggaagcGAGTACTGTATGGGCGTCCTCTACAAAGTATATCTTCCACGTTCTTCAACAACTGCACATTCCACACCCCAATCTACTAAAATAGAATTCCACCACTTGAGCTGAACTAAGTCAGATAGAGAAGGGGGTTGGTGTGGGTTTGAAGGGTGCCACTAAATTAGTCTTGAAGGAACCCTAGACCAAAATCACTACAATCACATTCTAATGTCCTTAAAGCTCATCTACCATTTTTGAGAAAGTTACCGTTACTATAAAGGTTTTATTGTTATTTTCCTTTGATctgttgaacccccccccccccccccacacacacacacattgtcctgAGTTGGTCTCTCCTGGGTCCTGGGGAGTATTTTGGTCTCTCAGTTGGACCTGTCTGTCAGGAGTCAGTTGTGGTGACGTTGGACAGCTGCTGGAAACTAGTCAGACCCAGCACCATACTATCTCCTTTCCTCCACCACGTTCTggtactttctctctctatctctttctgtctctttctatctctatctatGACTAGGTGGGGTGTCAAGTATGATATCATAAGGCCAGGCGAATATCATTAACCCCTGTTTAAGATCTTTAGGGCGACCATGTCCAAGAATATGAGATTGACAGTGTTActttaaacaaattaaataagATATCTTCATAAACTTGACAGAAGACAAagtctatttaaaaaaaagtcttaCTTTAGTCCTACTCTAGTCTCCTTCTCAGCTCATTTATCACCTGATTTATCACCTGattaacaaaaggcacatttcAATAGGTAGTCCAGGTATTCTCATGACATGGCACAGGTTTTGTTCCTCATGCAAGGGGGAAGGCCGATGACACCAGAAATCCCCAACAGACCAATTCCTTGAGATCCCacctccttgaagtttgcagttgtgtctaGAAAACACTATTTAGCTAAAAACAAATTTTTTGAGCTTGGCATCACAAATAATTCACATGATCATTTGTAGCAACATATGTAAGGAGGTTATATTCTGATTCCGTTCTGATTGTGACCCCATTTACACTTTGAAACGTAAAACATTGAAGGGCCTCTATCACCATGAAGGATCTGTTCAGTGCACTGTTCTTTTAGCCAGGAGTCAGCAGTCAGGACAGAGACGAAAACATCTCAAGTCTGATAACAATAGACATTCGGTTTATAGAAAAGCACACGGTTTTAGATACAAAGAGTAGGCTTTGAATTTGAAATGCTTCAAACAGAAGTAAGGCTATTAGACTTCTATTCTAGCTGTCTTTACCCTTAAGGAAAACCCACATGAAGTGTTCAGAAAACACATGACATTTAATGTCAAATgatgtgatcttatgtgaagttaatgtgataacatgtgccAACATGTAAAGCagcatgtgataacatgaaactaaacATGAAAATATGTGAAGTGTTCAGAAAACACGTGAAAGTTAATGTGAAATCAAGTGATTTTCCACATGTCaaataatgtgtttttttctgtagGGGTAGACTTACACCACGTTACTCAGTGGGTTTGTTTCTTATTTGACCTTTGTCTGTCTCAGTCCTGTCTTTGACATTGGGTTAGGTTTCATAAGACACTGTGTCAGCCCTAAGGCATGCATGTACCGGTAATAGACCTGTTATCAGTGACAGCTTTCCTCAAAGGAATACCACAGTAGCATGGGAacatttgaaaaacatgtttGAATATAGTAATACAGTATGGTAACTGTATTACTAAGCACAATACAATAATATTCCTAAAACAGCCCCAGTAATTGGCCAGAGAATGGATTTTATCTACCTGTCAATGGGACCTTGTTTCTGTGTTTGAAAGAGCAAGTATACAATTTGTCATTTAGACTAAGGACGTTATAACCCAACCTACATTTTTGTGGTACCGCCTTTTATGTTTTAAAAATTATGTTACGATTTGTTGTGTCTATGGAGAGCGTGTAACACTTTTTATACTTACTGGATTTGAAAGAGGTAGCACTTAagaccgttgggccagtaactgaaatgttgctggtttgaatccccgagctaactATGTGAAAactctgtcaatgtgcccttgagcaaggcacttaaacctaattgctctggataagagcatctgctaaaatgaaAGAGAGATATAACAAACATGTTCTTGTTTGAATTGAATCATTGCTAATCTTGGTTAACCTAAAACTAAATCCTTCCGTAATTGGTAAACTGCTGGATTAAGTTCTGGGTTCATACATTTTAAAGAGTGGCTGAACTTTCTGATTTTGCCTTGTTTTTCAGCTTGGTCATTAAGAAATGCAGTggccatgactgaagccaaacAAGAGTTGTGGtcgtctattgtgtgtgtgtacattcacTCTACCAAAACAGTACAAAGTTACAGTCATTCACCCTTCTAGATAACgtgaaacagtctaaccaggtctTGTGTCTTGA from Salvelinus sp. IW2-2015 linkage group LG33, ASM291031v2, whole genome shotgun sequence encodes:
- the smyd1b gene encoding histone-lysine N-methyltransferase SMYD1b isoform X1, with translation MDNIEVFDSPGKGRGLRATKELLSGDVLFSEPPFAAVVFDSLADKICHSCFRRQDKLQRCGQCKFAQYCDKTCQSAGWKEHKLECGAIKAFGAIGDNFGKAPNENIRLAARIMWRLDKEGSVMSDMQMTSLDDLENHISDMPEDDLKELKVDIHNFLDYWPRNSKQHRVDDISHIFGVINCNGFTVSDQRGLNAVGVGLFPNLCLVNHDCWPNCTVILNHGNQSAVNTVYHSQMRIELRALGKIEPGEEVTVSYVDFLNVTEDRQRQLKMHYFFDCTCEHCKGHIKDDLKMGGKEVDGVKVPEEQVKEVTEYSLQMIPSLNQPSRSPPLSSQVIKICRECMEKQEPVLADTHIYQLRMWSTASEVSAYLQFIDEAADYARKMVDGYNKLYHPCNAHLGMATMRAGVTHWQAGKIEVGHGMICKAYAILQRTHGPTHPITKDLEAMRMQTEMELRMFRENEYIYKSMREAALKNQPMSMMNEPMAESVKNLFRRQKK
- the smyd1b gene encoding histone-lysine N-methyltransferase SMYD1b isoform X2, with product MDNIEVFDSPGKGRGLRATKELLSGDVLFSEPPFAAVVFDSLADKICHSCFRRQDKLQRCGQCKFAQYCDKTCQSAGWKEHKLECGAIKAFGAIGDNFGKAPNENIRLAARIMWRLDKEGSVMSDMQMTSLDDLENHISDMPEDDLKELKVDIHNFLDYWPRNSKQHRVDDISHIFGVINCNGFTVSDQRGLNAVGVGLFPNLCLVNHDCWPNCTVILNHGKIELRALGKIEPGEEVTVSYVDFLNVTEDRQRQLKMHYFFDCTCEHCKGHIKDDLKMGGKEVDGVKVPEEQVKEVTEYSLQMIPSLNQPSRSPPLSSQVIKICRECMEKQEPVLADTHIYQLRMWSTASEVSAYLQFIDEAADYARKMVDGYNKLYHPCNAHLGMATMRAGVTHWQAGKIEVGHGMICKAYAILQRTHGPTHPITKDLEAMRMQTEMELRMFRENEYIYKSMREAALKNQPMSMMNEPMAESVKNLFRRQKK